TCATATTTAGAATTTTTTAAACGCAAAGGAGAGGTAGCGCGGTCTTGGGGGTTTCCCCCATGAGCGACTGCCGTCGCGAAGGGAAGCGCAGAGGAACGCTGAGGTTTTACAGGGTTCTCTCTGCGTAGGATTGATTTTTGTTTTTACTCGGCGCTGCTAACTAATAGGGCAACTGGGAAATGGGTGAGGGCTGTTGCGATAGATAGGGTTTCTGTGGTGTGTAAGGGTTGCTGAGTTAGGATGTTTTTCCAGGTGGGGGAAGTTCCGGGGGGTAGTTGCAGGTGCGTATCTTGCCAAACTGACTCGCCCAAGGGATTGTCTCCTGGCTGGATGAGGCTGGTTAAAAAGCGGGGTGCGATCGCGATCGCTGTTTGATTCCCCTCTCGCCGTGCAAAGGCGATAATATGATTGGCGTAGGTTCCCTGAACTTCTAACGGTAAATAATCGCCGTCCTGGAATAATGAGACATAGTTCGTTCTGGCTTGGAGTAATTGAGCCGTTAAAAACAGTTTGATTCTACCGTCTGTTTTGTCGTTTAGTAACTCCTGAATTAATCCGAGTATGTCTGTTTTTACCTGTTCGCGGATGGCGCTTAAGTAAGTACGTCGCTGTTCAAAATCCACGGGACGGCGATTATCTGGATCGACTAAACTCAATTCCCAAAGTTCCGTTCCCTGGTACAAATCGGGTACGCCGGGGGCGGTAATCTTTAGTAGAGTTTGGGAAAGGGAATTAAAGATTCCATAGTCGGCAATTCGCTGTTGAAATGGACGAAAGGCTTCTAGAAATTCCCCGGATATAGCAGGATCGAGTACTTTCTCAATAAAGGAGGTACAAGCTTCTTCATACTCGCTATCAGGTCGTAACCAGGCTGTATGCACCTTCGCTTCTCGTATTGCCTTTATTATATAGTCCTTCACTCGTTCCACGAAGGATGCATGTTCGTGTTCGCCAAAAGGAAACGCCCCTACTAGGGTTTGATAGAGAAAATACTCATCGTTGCGATCGGGTATAGCGAAGCCGTGGCGATGGCTACGATGTCCGCGATTAATGGCACTCCAAGTATTTACCTGCTGATCCCACTCATCGGGGATTTCTGAGAGGACATTCAATCTGGCCCGCACATCTTCGCCGCGTTTGGTGTCGTGGGTGGCGGTGGTGTTCATTGTGTGGGGCCAGGTTGCTTGGTGCTGCTTGTTAAAGGCATGAAATTTAGTTACTGGAATCCCAAAATGACCGGGATTACCCCCAACTTCATTCAACGACAGCAAGCGATTGTATACATATAATGTGGTGTCTTCGACGCCTTTTGCCATTAGCGGGCCGCTGTATTGCTGCATTCGCAAGACAAAATATATCCACTGTTCGCGTTCTGTTTGAGTCAGAGAGTTATCAAATTCTAGCAGCATTAACTTTTCAATAAAGGTCAGTTCGTGCTGCAATAGGGGCGTTTGTTCTTTGGCTTGGCTAATGACTTCTTGAATGGTAGCGCGATCGCTATCTCCAATTCCATCGGGCGTAATGTAGGTACGGTAAATCGGGAACAGTGTCAAAACTTCAGCGATCGCTCTTTTTAATCCATTCAGGGTAAAATCATTGCCATAGCGATATTTGCTGGAGATATTTTTTAATAAAAGAGCCAAACTGTCAATGTCACCTGCTAAATTCTTTTCTAGGATCAGGTGTTTTTTATCCTTGACTACTGAGGCATAATCTACTCGTGAACCAATAAAGTTCTGGTAAATCTTCTCGAAGGATGACTCATTTTCAGTTTGGCAAAATACGCCATTTACATAGTTGAGAAAGTCATATCCAGATGTTCCTTCAATTTTCCAATCTTTTGGCAAATCTTCAGTAATTTCTAAAATCTTTTCAACAGTGATATAAACATCACCCATTTTTTCTCGCAGCCTTTCGAGATACTGGATTGGGTTATAAAGTCCATCAATATGATCGATGCGTAAACCTGTAAACTTACCTTCCTCAACCAGTTTTTGAATTAGGCTATGAGTATTATTAAAAACCCGCACTTCTTCAACTTTCACAGAAATCAGTTCGTTGACAGTAAAGAAACGGCGGTAGTTCATTTCTTCTGCGCCAACCTTCCAGAAAGCGAGACGGTAAAACTGGTCTTTTAGTAATTCATCTAGGAGGTTAAAGCTTTCGGAATTACCGGGTTCTCCGTTGAAAGTTTCGATATTTTCGTCAATGAACTCGCGGATGGCATCGTTTGTAGTGTAAAGTTCCCAAACTAATCCTTTGATAAATGCAATTTGGTCTTGTCGCTGTTTACCCGCAACTTCTGAAGGGACATTTTTGAGAATGTAGAGAATCCCCAATAGCTTAATAAAATCGGGATGATTGCGTCCCAATGTACGGGTGAGTTTTCCTAAATTATAGGTGATAAATTTTGTGTAAGATTCTAAGCGGAGTGGCAATTTCAAGCTGTAATAGTTGACAGTTAAACCGTTCTGTTCGTATTGCAGTTGAATGTGTCCGTTTTCCAGGGATGCACCATAGAAATCTCCCAGTAGTGGCGCGAGAATTCGCTCTTGGCGATCGCCAAAGGGTGTATTCCAAGAAATGTCGAAGTAGTCGGTATAACTGGAATCTGGGCCGTGTTCCAATATGTCCATCAAGTAATCGTTTTCGCTACTATAGGCCATGTGGTTGGGCACAATATCTTGTAACCAGCCCATACCAAGGGATTGGATTTCATCAACTAATGCATCAAAGGATTCATTTGTTCCCAATTCTGGATTAAGTTGAGTGGCATCTACTATATCGTAGCCGTGTGTACTCCCGGATCGTGCCTTGAAAATGGGGGAGGCATATAAATCGGAAATACCCAAATCTGCTAAATAAGCTGCGATCGCTTTAGCGTTGTCAAAGCCAAACTGAGGTGTAAACTGAATTCGATAAGTGGCGGTGGGAATTCGCATATTTTTTTGGAGTGGAGAGTAAGGGAAATGAGGGAGTTTGAGGTTTTGAGCTTGAACGTTGAGCTTTTTAAAAGTCCTCTTCACGGTAGTGAAACTTCTAGATCCCCCTAAATCCCCCTTAAAAAGGGGGACTTTGATTCCGGTTCCCCCCTTCTTAAGGGGGGTTAGGGGGGATCGATAAGTACCTAAAATCACAGCCAACCATTTTTTAAACAACTTTTTAACTCGAACGTTAAGTCTTTTAGCTCGAACGTTAAGTCTTTTAGCTCAAACGTTAAGTCTTTTAGCTCGAACGTTGAGGCTTTTTGCTCGGAAGTTGAGGCTTTTAGCTTGAAACTTGAGGTTATGAAGCTGAAACTTTAAGTTCTAACTCTCCCTCTTATCCTTTTTCATAGAGTACTAGACTAGTAGGTTGCAATTTCACTTCTTGACCCACAGACAGATGTTCAGCAGCTTCAGAACCATGCCCAGACCATGAGGTATCAGCAGAGTCTAACAATTTATTAGCATTTTGCTCAAACGGCAGAGCCACTGTCACNNNCGACGAATTGAAATTCATCACAAATATTAGTTCACTCGATTCGCACCAACGCCGCACGATCACCACTTCTTTCTCTTCATCGCTACTCGCTTGGATGAAATTGCGGTCTTGATTTAAAAGGGCTGGATGTGTCTTCCGTAAATTAATTAACTGACGATACCAATCCCAGAGAACTTTGTGCTTTCCTTGATTGCGTAATTCCCAATTAAGTTTAGACTTGAGAAAAGTTTCTGTCGATTCTGGATCTGGGGGATCATCTGCATAGTGAAATGCTTCAAACTCTTGTTTGCGCCCGGCTCGAACTGCTTGAATCAAATCGGGATCGGAGTGACTGACAAAGTAAATGAAGGGTGCAGTTTCGCCGTATTCTTCTCCCATAAATAACAGGGGTAAGTTGGGCGATAGCAGCATAGCGCCAGCAGCTAACTTTAATCCTTCAAAAGAGATCCGCTGAGTGAGGCGTTCTCCTTTCATTTGATTGCCGATTTGATCGTGATTCTGAATGCAGACTGTAAACTGTGACAAAGGGCGATCGCGGCAAGATACGCCATGAAATCGTTTGCGATCGGGCGAGTATTTCCAATCGTAGACAAAAGTATCGCTATAAGCTTTTGCTAAATCAGCACATTTCCCAAAATCTTGATAATATCCTTGGCGATCGCCTGTCAACAGTGTGTGCAATGCGTGGTGAAAATCATCACTCCACTGAGCATCAAGACTATATCCACCCAATTCTGCTGGACGAATTATTTGCGGATTATTCAAGTCACTTTCAGCAATTAGATGGCGTTTCCATCTTTGCCCTTGTTGTGAGAAATGATGAACTGCTTCCGCCAATTCCCATAAAAAATGCTTCGCCCCCAAGTCATAAATTGCTTGAATGGCATCCAACCGCAATGCATCAATGTGGAATTCGCCCAACCAGTAAAGTGCATTTTCGATAAAATAATTTCGCACACCCTGACTATGGGCGTCATCGAAATTCAGCGCTTCGCCCCACGGCGTTTTATAGGTTTTAGTAAAGTAGGGCGCGAACTGACTCATATAGTTGCCTTCTGGCCCAAAGTGGTTGTACACCACATCCAGCACAACGGCGATATTATTTTGATGGCAAGCATTTACCAGTTGCTTGAGTTCGGCTGGACTACCGTAGGAATTTTGGACAGCATAAGGATAAACGCCATCATACCCCCAGTTGCGATATGTCAGAGCAGCTTCAACATGAGTGTCTCCCGGAAACTGGGAGATGGGCATGATTTCAATGGCGTTAATTCCCAGTTCCCGCAGTTCTGGTAAACGGGGAATGATGGCGGTGAAAGTTCCTTCCGGGGTGAATGTCCCAACATGAACTTCATAGAAAATCATCGACTCCACAGGAATCCCAGTCCACCCTTCATCAGTCCACTCAAAAGAAGGATCGACAATTTGCGACGGCCCATGTACCCCTTCCGGTTGATACTGCGATGCCGGATCGGCAAAGTTGTCTTGGCCATTCAAGACATACCGATAAAGCGTCCCCGGATACACATCGTTGACTTTCGTGTGCCAGTATCCCTCAGACTGAGGCTTGAGCGGAATTAACTGCTCTTCTGGCGTCAAAATTTTTACTGTGACGCTATCTAATAGCGGAGACCAAACTGTAAATTCACACTCTCCGTTGCCCAAGTAGTTAGCACCTATTTTCACGCAGTATCCTCCCATCAGTTCCAGTTTGTTGTGCCGAATTGCGGCGCGATGGCGTACCCGCCCTTTCCGGTGGCGATGGCGTACCCGCCCACCGGAGGTGATCGCAAATGTCATTAATTGCACAATGTTTACAAACACGCCAGATAGCATAATGGTTCGTCTACCAGACTTTTTGCTAGCATCTGGAGGCGGATTTTTGACCAGAATAAATTCAGTCTAATGACAAATATTAGTTGTGAGTGGTTTCCCTTGTTTACAAGGTGGTCACATAATTTCAATAAAAATACTGTATTTTTAATAGAATCAAATTTAATCTCATTAAGGCTTGTTTATTGACAAATAAATATTTAAGCGTAGGTGTAACCCTTTGTAAACATCGCTTTGAGCCTTGGAAACTAAACCAAACGAGAAATGCTCATTTTTTTGTTGGTCTTAAACGTTGGTTGCGATCAAAAGTAATTTAGATGTGTTTGCTCTGAAAACACGGATTAAGCAGGGATAGCAGTGCGATTGTGAAATATTTCTCAAAAATCAGCATATCTGCTTGATTATAGAAATTGCTTTTTCTAGTTCCAATCAACTATTGTTAAAAGGCGTGAGTAATGCAGCGTATAAACTGTAACGCTCAAAAATCTTTGTAACTCAATAGCTAGTTTTGTATAAAATTTTTTGTTGCCTAAAACTAAGAACTAGATAACGATATTCCTGTTTTAGTAAACATATATCATCGCTGAATAGTATTTAATTACTTGTTGCATAGGAGGTTTCTGATGAAACGGTATCTCATTTTTGATTCCTACTGTTCTAGTTGTAGCTCACTTGCTCATACTATCGAAAAAGTAGCTGAGGGAAAGTTAAAGACTCTTAGCATAGCGTCTGAAGAAGCTAAGGGAATACTAGAACAGGTATTTCCAAATGGTTGGGAACACCAGCCCTATTTTGTGACTGTTAAGCAAGATAAAGTCTCAGTGTCAACGGGTTATAAAATGGCTTTGCAACTCGGAATGCTATTGGGTTTCAAAAAAGGGTGGCAAGTATATAACCTAGCTAAACGATATGGAGTGAAAATTCCATCTGGAAGGCAAAAATTTTCTTCTGGCAAACGAAAATTTTTAAGGAACGCCGGAATATTTGCTGGCACTCTGTTTTGTGTGGGTTCTGGATTTCCAAACTTCAAAGCACTTATTGCACAAGGAATAAACAAGGATGAATCTGAATCTAATTTATCTATTCTAGAACCAGAAGAAGCTAAACGCTTTCATCGAGTAGTTACCGGATTCAATGAGTATAAGATTTTTAAAACACAATTAAAATCAGGCTTTGTGGAAGGAAAAACAATTGCCATTAGAAAAAAAGCGGTGAAATACTTGTCTCTATGCCAATTACTTACCCAGGTAAATCACAAGAAAATGCTTCTGCTTTCACCCAAATTATAGACAAAAATCAAAATGTTTTAGAATCAACTGCTTTTAGCTTTGAAGAGACTCTTAGCGGTGTCCAGGGTCGCTTTTGGCATAACGGTAAGTTGATGGCAAATATTACCGTTAACGATCAAGGAACGGTGACTTATGCCTGGGTATTCGATGAAAAATTGGCTGGAACTGATCTGATCGGTAAAAACTTCGTTGCACAAGGTGAGAAAGCTGTTAACGAATTTATAGAACAACTAAGTTACCAAAACTCGAAACAGGGTAAAACTAATTCTTTCTTAGACTCCAGCAAAGCCAATGCATCACCAATTGTATGCCTTAATAATTGCTTCTCAAATCTGGGATTACCCGCGGCTGTAGTTGCGCTAATCGGCGTTGCATGTGCTGTCGCTTGTACTGCTACTTTTGGCGTTGGATGTGCCCCCTGCCTTGCACTACTTATTGGTGGGAATGTCGGTTTAATAGCATTTTGTGTAGACCAGTGCTTTTAAAATAGTGTAGGTATAACGTTGAAAACATTTCTGAAGTAAATCTTAAGCACTTAGTGGTTAATTGCAGGCATTTGACTGGATGGAAGATGAGAGCCGCTTTTGACTTGCATTTCCAGCCAGAGGCTGGAAATGAGATTTTAAAGCTACCCTACAGCTTGCAGCTACCATCAACACAGTATGCCGATTGATATGTATTAGAACGCTTACCAAATATGGTGTAGCGGTTATCGCGGATTTGTTCGTAAAAGCGATCGCCTGCCCATTTCATCCCCGGTAATGCTCGATAAGCGTCTACAAATATACTTCCTGCTGGCAATAACCGCCCAATTTCTTCTGCTGCATTACTACCTTGCCAACGTCTTTGAGGTTCATTGCCATCAATTAAAATCATCCCCTGTTCGCAATCTTGGGCTGTAATTCCCCACTGTAAAAGTGTCTGCTCATCTTGCATGGGAGCGTAGCGAAATAACTTTCCTTGGTCTAAGGTTTCTAGCGATCGCACTAAGGTAACGCAGAGATTACAATTCCCGTCGTAGATTACGTAGTAATTCATAAAAATAATTGAGTTGTTAGATGTGTATAAATACAACTTTGGTATTCTAGCTTAGAAAACTGTAGTGAATCGCTGGATTTAGATCCCCGACTTCTTTAAGAAGTCGGGGATCTGGGCGCAAAATTTTATTTTTCAAATATACATAATGTCATCTAGCTTAAGTTGTAAATTTGGCAAGACATCAGAAGAAATAGTATCTCCTAAACGATATTGTTGTTGCTGGTACACACCGTTAACTAACTGACAAACGGTAAAGGTTGGTTGTTTAGGATTGCCGATAAATTGCAAACCACCCAAGCCCCGAAAATCCACAATCCAATATTCTGGGATGTTAAGAAAAGCGTATTCTTCCACCTTTCTGGCATAATCGTCTTGCCAATTAGTACTCACAACCTCAGCAACAAGCTTAATAGTACTGCCGTTACAAATAATCGGTTCTTTTTGCCAAAGCGGTTCTTTACTAAGTTCGGCTTTATCTAAAACAATTACATCAGGACGCAGTGCTGTCGCTTCAGCAGCAGGTGGTTTTATCAGACAAGTTTTTGGAACTAGCCAGTTGAAATTAGAATTAAAAATTTCGACATAGATTCTACCTGCAATACTACCTGCAATAGCTTCGTGTGGCCCTGTAGGTTCCATGTCTCTTAATTGCCCGTCGATTAATTCGTAGCGTGTATTGTCACCATATTGGGCGAGAAATTCCTCAAAGGTGAGTAGCTTGGGCGAGGTATAGGTCATTATGTCTTGTTTTGACTTGACGTAGGCTTATTGTAACGAAGGTATTATCAAGCAAAACTACCATGAGGTGGCGAATTAATTGCGTAGGCATCGCTCTTGTCTAACTCAACCAGTGCGAAGTAAAACGAGGCTGTATTAACATAGCAGGTCGATGTATTAACATAGCAGGTCGATGTATTGGCATAGCAGGTCGATGTATTAACATAACAGGTTGATGTATTGGCATAGCAGGTCGATGCATTGGCATAGCAGGTCGATGTATTAACATAACAGGTTGATGTATTGGCATAGCAGGTCGATGTATTAACATAACAGGTCGATGTATTAAGTCAAACATCACACCCAGTTTCCAGTTATCATGCCTTTGGAATGGTATTTGCTTAGTTTTTTCATTAATGAGAAAATATTCATGAGATATAAACTCTTGGGCAAAAGCGGGTTAAGAGTCTCTGAACTCTCCTTGGGAAGCATGACCTTTGGTGAAGATTGGGGTTGGGGTGCATCTGTTGACGAAAGTCGGAAAATCTTTGACACGTATGCAGAAGCAGGGGGAAATTTCATTGACACCGCTAACGGTTATACCGATGGTAGCAGTGAAAAAATTGTCGGTGAGTTGATCGCACAAGAACGAGAACGCTTT
This portion of the Nostoc sp. GT001 genome encodes:
- the treY gene encoding malto-oligosyltrehalose synthase, with protein sequence MRIPTATYRIQFTPQFGFDNAKAIAAYLADLGISDLYASPIFKARSGSTHGYDIVDATQLNPELGTNESFDALVDEIQSLGMGWLQDIVPNHMAYSSENDYLMDILEHGPDSSYTDYFDISWNTPFGDRQERILAPLLGDFYGASLENGHIQLQYEQNGLTVNYYSLKLPLRLESYTKFITYNLGKLTRTLGRNHPDFIKLLGILYILKNVPSEVAGKQRQDQIAFIKGLVWELYTTNDAIREFIDENIETFNGEPGNSESFNLLDELLKDQFYRLAFWKVGAEEMNYRRFFTVNELISVKVEEVRVFNNTHSLIQKLVEEGKFTGLRIDHIDGLYNPIQYLERLREKMGDVYITVEKILEITEDLPKDWKIEGTSGYDFLNYVNGVFCQTENESSFEKIYQNFIGSRVDYASVVKDKKHLILEKNLAGDIDSLALLLKNISSKYRYGNDFTLNGLKRAIAEVLTLFPIYRTYITPDGIGDSDRATIQEVISQAKEQTPLLQHELTFIEKLMLLEFDNSLTQTEREQWIYFVLRMQQYSGPLMAKGVEDTTLYVYNRLLSLNEVGGNPGHFGIPVTKFHAFNKQHQATWPHTMNTTATHDTKRGEDVRARLNVLSEIPDEWDQQVNTWSAINRGHRSHRHGFAIPDRNDEYFLYQTLVGAFPFGEHEHASFVERVKDYIIKAIREAKVHTAWLRPDSEYEEACTSFIEKVLDPAISGEFLEAFRPFQQRIADYGIFNSLSQTLLKITAPGVPDLYQGTELWELSLVDPDNRRPVDFEQRRTYLSAIREQVKTDILGLIQELLNDKTDGRIKLFLTAQLLQARTNYVSLFQDGDYLPLEVQGTYANHIIAFARREGNQTAIAIAPRFLTSLIQPGDNPLGESVWQDTHLQLPPGTSPTWKNILTQQPLHTTETLSIATALTHFPVALLVSSAE
- the treZ gene encoding malto-oligosyltrehalose trehalohydrolase; the encoded protein is MKIGANYLGNGECEFTVWSPLLDSVTVKILTPEEQLIPLKPQSEGYWHTKVNDVYPGTLYRYVLNGQDNFADPASQYQPEGVHGPSQIVDPSFEWTDEGWTGIPVESMIFYEVHVGTFTPEGTFTAIIPRLPELRELGINAIEIMPISQFPGDTHVEAALTYRNWGYDGVYPYAVQNSYGSPAELKQLVNACHQNNIAVVLDVVYNHFGPEGNYMSQFAPYFTKTYKTPWGEALNFDDAHSQGVRNYFIENALYWLGEFHIDALRLDAIQAIYDLGAKHFLWELAEAVHHFSQQGQRWKRHLIAESDLNNPQIIRPAELGGYSLDAQWSDDFHHALHTLLTGDRQGYYQDFGKCADLAKAYSDTFVYDWKYSPDRKRFHGVSCRDRPLSQFTVCIQNHDQIGNQMKGERLTQRISFEGLKLAAGAMLLSPNLPLLFMGEEYGETAPFIYFVSHSDPDLIQAVRAGRKQEFEAFHYADDPPDPESTETFLKSKLNWELRNQGKHKVLWDWYRQLINLRKTHPALLNQDRNFIQASSDEEKEVVIVRRWCESSELIFVMNFNSSXVTVALPFEQNANKLLDSADTSWSGHGSEAAEHLSVGQEVKLQPTSLVLYEKG
- a CDS encoding DCC1-like thiol-disulfide oxidoreductase family protein; translation: MNYYVIYDGNCNLCVTLVRSLETLDQGKLFRYAPMQDEQTLLQWGITAQDCEQGMILIDGNEPQRRWQGSNAAEEIGRLLPAGSIFVDAYRALPGMKWAGDRFYEQIRDNRYTIFGKRSNTYQSAYCVDGSCKL
- a CDS encoding Uma2 family endonuclease gives rise to the protein MTYTSPKLLTFEEFLAQYGDNTRYELIDGQLRDMEPTGPHEAIAGSIAGRIYVEIFNSNFNWLVPKTCLIKPPAAEATALRPDVIVLDKAELSKEPLWQKEPIICNGSTIKLVAEVVSTNWQDDYARKVEEYAFLNIPEYWIVDFRGLGGLQFIGNPKQPTFTVCQLVNGVYQQQQYRLGDTISSDVLPNLQLKLDDIMYI